A region of the Stieleria neptunia genome:
GCAGGATCCGCAGGCTTCTGCGCCAGTAGAACGCGCGCAAGAACTGTGGCTGATCGAGATTGCGTTGAATGATTCCGGTGATCAAGAATCCCGACAGCACAAAGAACAAATCGACTCCCGTCGCACCGAACCAAAACCCGCGCGGCAGATGGCAGCACAGCACGGCCATCGCGGCGATTCCCCGTAATGCGTCGAGTTCCACAATGTAGGGTGCGGTCGTGGTTGGTTTCGTCGATTCCATCGATCAGGCTCCTACTCCGTACCGTGCCGACAGGGCGTCCAGGACGATGCGACGGACGCGTCGCAGGCGTGCCAGCGGACGTCCCAGGCCGAGCGGATGGGGCCACGGCCAGTTGCCGATGGAATTGACGGTCGCCCGCAAGGCTTCCCCGTAGCGTTTTTCCACATCGCACAATTCAATCGCCCGTTCAAACTCTCTGGCGGCGAGCCCCTGTTTGACGAAACGCCGGATCCCCGGCACGTCTGCATAGCGGTTCGGCAGCGAGCGGGTGAACCGCATGTCCAGATCGAAGGTGCGGTCACGGTTTCCCGCGCTGGCGCCGTCGGACCGCTGTCGGAACCTGGCCAGCGGTGTTTCCAGACGACCGACCGTCCCGATCCGGCTCAAACGCAGCCACAATTCGTAGTCTTCGGAGATATCCATCGTTTCATCGAACAAGCCGACCGTCCGCAGCGCGTCACGACGACAGACGACCGTCGGTGTGCCGAGTCGATTGCGAACGACCATTTCGGCAAAGCTGTATCGCCGCAACGTGGTGGTCTGGTCGATGCAGGACGGTGTGCTGTCCCAGGGAATCATGATCGAACCGATCGCCAGCAGTCGTGGATCGGTCTGCAGTGCAGCGACTTGCAGGGCCAATTTGCTCGGCAGCCACGCATCGTCGGCATCGAGAAAGGCGATGTATTGACCGCTGCTTGAGCAGATCCCGTGGTTGCGCGCCCCCGCGGGGCCTTTGTGTCGACCGTTCATCAAGTAGGTGCAGGGAACGCCGCATCGTGCGACGATTTCGCGCGTCTGGTCGGTGGAACCATCGTCGATCACGACGATTTCCAGGTCGTCATAAGACTGCATCGCCACCGACCGCAA
Encoded here:
- a CDS encoding glycosyltransferase family 2 protein, encoding MASDHAEAAAAITPNWTASSTQRHRPGRVSVIIPTYNCARYLVDALRSVAMQSYDDLEIVVIDDGSTDQTREIVARCGVPCTYLMNGRHKGPAGARNHGICSSSGQYIAFLDADDAWLPSKLALQVAALQTDPRLLAIGSIMIPWDSTPSCIDQTTTLRRYSFAEMVVRNRLGTPTVVCRRDALRTVGLFDETMDISEDYELWLRLSRIGTVGRLETPLARFRQRSDGASAGNRDRTFDLDMRFTRSLPNRYADVPGIRRFVKQGLAAREFERAIELCDVEKRYGEALRATVNSIGNWPWPHPLGLGRPLARLRRVRRIVLDALSARYGVGA